Proteins encoded by one window of Synergistes jonesii:
- a CDS encoding purine-nucleoside phosphorylase, whose protein sequence is MYYWDKVDEAQKFIEKISGGFSPKAAIMLGSGLGHGAEKIERPMTIPYEDIPYWPRSTAPGHEGKLLLGCLRGTPVAAMQGRVHFYEGYTMEEVTFPVRVLGQLGIKAFVATNASGAVNTDIRPGSIIAIEDHINFMGRNPLVGVNHDEWGTRFPDMTTAYDREFIAVLERVAAKENIPLRRGVYIAFSGPSFETPSEIRMARLLGADVVGMSTVPEVIVANHMGIRVLGISCAANYGAGITMQKLTHKDVLEAMAKAAAGVARLVEGFIEEARL, encoded by the coding sequence ATGTACTACTGGGACAAAGTCGACGAAGCGCAGAAATTCATCGAAAAAATAAGCGGAGGATTTTCCCCTAAAGCCGCGATCATGCTCGGCTCCGGCCTTGGACACGGCGCGGAAAAGATTGAGCGCCCAATGACGATACCGTACGAGGACATACCTTACTGGCCGCGCTCGACAGCTCCGGGGCACGAGGGCAAACTACTGCTCGGCTGTCTGCGCGGCACGCCTGTGGCGGCTATGCAGGGGCGCGTGCACTTCTACGAAGGCTACACGATGGAAGAAGTAACGTTCCCGGTGCGCGTGCTTGGCCAGCTCGGAATAAAAGCCTTCGTTGCCACCAACGCTTCCGGTGCGGTGAACACAGATATACGTCCCGGCTCCATCATAGCGATAGAAGATCATATAAACTTCATGGGCAGGAACCCCCTCGTCGGAGTCAACCATGACGAATGGGGGACGCGCTTCCCCGATATGACGACCGCTTACGACCGCGAATTCATCGCCGTACTCGAGCGCGTCGCCGCTAAGGAAAACATTCCGCTGCGCCGCGGCGTTTACATCGCCTTCAGCGGCCCCTCTTTCGAGACGCCTTCGGAGATCCGCATGGCGCGGCTGCTCGGCGCAGACGTCGTCGGCATGTCGACGGTGCCCGAAGTCATCGTCGCCAACCACATGGGCATCCGCGTGCTCGGCATATCCTGCGCCGCGAACTACGGCGCCGGCATCACGATGCAGAAGCTGACACATAAGGATGTCCTGGAAGCGATGGCCAAAGCGGCAGCCGGAGTAGCGCGGCTTGTGGAAGGCTTTATAGAGGAGGCGCGGCTATGA
- the fmt gene encoding methionyl-tRNA formyltransferase, whose protein sequence is MPLSVGFMGSGRFAARCLELISERARPLWVLTNVPREAGRGMKLQNTPVFDAARSLGLPLYTTARLSTDAERVEWLKANAPDAILVIDFGQMIKEPVLSMARLGCINVHPSRVPQYRGSAPLQRAIMDGLSSTAVSIFRLDAGMDTGPLLAQPELEISPSDTLSTLSEKAAKLGCETLLRYICDVPADGWRFTPQSGEGASFAPKIDKSEGKVNWCEESAKKIFDKIRGIGESPGVFCTVRGKRLRIRGSEVAEGAGGEPGRCEIVGGFPVVSCARGALKLTEVQPEGKKTLPAGDWARGARLEKGEKFT, encoded by the coding sequence ATGCCCCTCTCCGTAGGCTTCATGGGCTCGGGGCGCTTCGCAGCCCGCTGCCTCGAATTGATATCGGAAAGGGCGCGCCCGCTGTGGGTGCTTACGAACGTCCCGCGCGAAGCGGGGCGCGGCATGAAGCTGCAGAACACACCCGTCTTCGACGCGGCGCGCAGCCTCGGGCTTCCGCTCTATACGACGGCGAGGCTTTCGACGGACGCCGAACGCGTCGAATGGCTCAAAGCGAACGCGCCCGACGCGATCCTCGTCATCGACTTCGGCCAGATGATAAAGGAGCCGGTGCTTTCGATGGCGCGCCTCGGCTGCATAAACGTGCACCCCTCTCGCGTGCCGCAGTATCGCGGATCTGCGCCGCTGCAGCGCGCGATCATGGACGGGCTCTCTTCGACCGCCGTCTCTATCTTCCGTCTTGACGCGGGAATGGATACGGGACCGCTGCTCGCTCAGCCTGAGCTGGAAATCTCGCCGTCGGACACGCTCTCCACGCTTTCCGAAAAGGCCGCGAAACTCGGCTGCGAGACGCTGCTTCGCTATATCTGCGACGTGCCCGCCGACGGATGGAGATTCACGCCCCAGAGCGGGGAAGGGGCGTCCTTCGCCCCGAAAATAGATAAATCCGAGGGAAAGGTAAACTGGTGCGAGGAAAGCGCAAAAAAAATATTCGATAAAATACGCGGAATCGGAGAAAGCCCCGGAGTTTTCTGCACGGTGCGCGGCAAAAGGCTGCGCATCCGCGGCTCGGAAGTGGCCGAAGGCGCCGGCGGCGAGCCCGGCCGCTGCGAGATCGTCGGCGGCTTTCCCGTCGTCTCCTGCGCCCGCGGCGCCCTTAAGCTGACTGAGGTGCAGCCCGAAGGCAAAAAAACGCTTCCCGCCGGCGACTGGGCGCGCGGCGCGCGCCTTGAGAAGGGTGAAAAATTCACATAG
- a CDS encoding NUDIX hydrolase, whose translation MSENPLRNIISSEYVYKGHIGNLRVDMVKFPSGELKPREVVEHKPAVAILPVDEKGRILLVKQYRHAVDEEIFEIPAGIVEDGEEPRGAASRELREEIGFLPRRLEEIAEIYSSPGFCTEKIYVYYAAELAPSPLPQDDDEYIEAFGFAPAEIEKMISERKIRDGKTVMAYYWYKSGNPK comes from the coding sequence TTGAGCGAAAATCCGCTGCGCAACATAATCAGCTCCGAATACGTTTATAAGGGACATATAGGCAACCTTCGCGTCGATATGGTGAAATTCCCCTCGGGCGAGCTCAAGCCGCGCGAAGTGGTCGAACACAAGCCGGCCGTCGCGATACTGCCGGTGGATGAGAAGGGCAGGATACTGCTCGTGAAGCAGTACCGCCACGCGGTAGACGAAGAAATTTTTGAGATCCCCGCCGGAATCGTCGAGGACGGCGAAGAGCCACGTGGCGCGGCGTCCAGAGAACTTCGGGAGGAGATAGGCTTTCTGCCGCGCAGGCTCGAAGAGATCGCGGAAATTTACAGCTCGCCGGGCTTCTGCACGGAAAAAATTTACGTCTACTACGCGGCGGAGCTGGCTCCGTCGCCGCTGCCGCAGGACGACGACGAATATATCGAAGCCTTCGGCTTCGCGCCGGCCGAGATCGAAAAAATGATTTCCGAAAGAAAAATACGGGACGGCAAAACGGTAATGGCCTATTACTGGTATAAGTCGGGAAATCCAAAATGA
- the def gene encoding peptide deformylase, translating into MAVRKIYIYPDAALRRETEEVKDFDEDLQALAADMFETMYASDGIGLAAPQVGVSKKLVVIDYQGDKNVLVNPVITKEEGEVTREEGCLSFPGIYEKVLSPEKISVKYFDENGKEYERDLEGFTACVFHHEIDHLNGRLLIDRVSPMKRAFLKKKMSKKAAEE; encoded by the coding sequence GTGGCCGTCAGAAAAATATACATTTACCCGGACGCGGCGCTCCGCAGAGAAACGGAAGAAGTAAAAGATTTTGACGAGGATTTGCAAGCGCTCGCGGCCGACATGTTCGAGACCATGTACGCAAGCGACGGCATCGGCCTCGCTGCACCGCAGGTCGGGGTGTCGAAAAAATTAGTCGTTATAGATTACCAGGGCGACAAAAACGTGCTCGTCAATCCAGTGATCACTAAGGAAGAGGGCGAAGTGACGCGCGAAGAGGGCTGCCTGAGCTTCCCGGGAATTTACGAAAAAGTCCTCTCTCCGGAAAAAATCTCCGTGAAATATTTCGACGAAAACGGAAAAGAGTACGAACGCGACCTCGAAGGCTTCACGGCCTGCGTATTCCACCACGAGATCGACCATCTGAACGGGCGCCTGCTCATTGACCGCGTTTCGCCGATGAAACGGGCGTTTTTAAAGAAAAAAATGTCGAAAAAGGCGGCGGAGGAGTAA
- a CDS encoding thymidine phosphorylase, with product MSFNMVDFIEKKRDGGAHSKEELQALVAKTVSGELPDYQLSAWLMAVYFNGLGDDETMHFTEALADSGERYAFPKDMRVVDKHSTGGVGDKTTLILLPLAAACGAVVSKLSGPGLGYTGGTVDKFESIPGMKMHLASDEFIAQARRIGCAVSGHSKELAPAEGKFYKLRDVTGTVPSIPLITSSIVSKKLAGGAAGYVFDVKCGSGAFMKDAKAAEALARNLVKVSKKLGKKAVAVLSDMEQPLGEWVGNAAEIYEAVEVLSGRGPSDTRELCVTLCGFMLALAEAAESPADGKEKAERALSDGSALAKFAQIVEAQGGNAEVARRPLEILSRAQKKYSLKETKGGFISRLDALAVGEALRSLGGGRLKLDDEIDRAAAIRLNKKIGSAVAAGESVIDLFYDDEEKLKEALRCLEGSWNVSGKAEKRRLIIGAIE from the coding sequence ATGAGCTTCAATATGGTCGACTTCATCGAAAAAAAACGCGACGGCGGAGCCCATTCTAAAGAAGAACTCCAGGCCCTCGTCGCGAAAACCGTCTCCGGCGAGCTGCCCGACTATCAGCTTTCCGCGTGGTTGATGGCCGTCTACTTCAACGGGCTCGGCGACGACGAGACGATGCACTTCACCGAGGCGCTCGCGGACTCCGGCGAAAGATACGCCTTTCCGAAGGACATGCGCGTAGTAGACAAGCACAGCACCGGCGGCGTAGGCGACAAGACCACGCTGATACTGCTGCCTCTTGCCGCCGCCTGCGGCGCCGTCGTCTCCAAACTCTCAGGCCCGGGGCTCGGCTATACGGGCGGCACCGTCGACAAATTCGAATCGATACCGGGAATGAAAATGCACCTTGCGTCGGATGAATTCATCGCGCAGGCGCGCCGGATAGGCTGCGCGGTCTCCGGACATTCGAAAGAGCTCGCGCCGGCCGAGGGAAAATTTTACAAACTCCGCGACGTCACCGGCACAGTGCCGTCGATACCTCTCATCACTTCGAGCATCGTCAGCAAAAAACTCGCCGGCGGCGCGGCGGGCTACGTCTTCGACGTAAAATGCGGCAGCGGCGCCTTCATGAAGGATGCTAAAGCCGCCGAAGCGCTTGCGCGCAACCTCGTCAAAGTCTCGAAGAAACTCGGCAAAAAAGCCGTGGCCGTGCTCAGCGATATGGAGCAGCCTCTCGGCGAATGGGTCGGCAACGCCGCGGAAATCTACGAAGCGGTCGAAGTCCTGAGCGGCCGCGGTCCATCCGACACGCGCGAACTGTGCGTCACGCTCTGCGGCTTCATGCTCGCACTTGCCGAAGCCGCCGAAAGCCCCGCCGACGGTAAAGAAAAGGCGGAGCGCGCCCTATCGGACGGCTCGGCGCTCGCGAAATTCGCTCAGATAGTGGAAGCGCAGGGCGGAAACGCGGAGGTCGCCCGTCGCCCTCTTGAGATACTGTCCAGAGCGCAGAAAAAATATTCGCTGAAAGAGACGAAGGGCGGGTTTATTTCGCGCCTCGACGCGCTCGCGGTCGGCGAAGCGCTGCGCTCGCTCGGCGGAGGCCGGCTTAAGCTCGATGACGAGATAGACCGCGCGGCCGCGATCCGCCTCAACAAAAAAATAGGAAGCGCCGTCGCGGCGGGAGAAAGCGTCATCGACCTGTTTTACGACGACGAAGAGAAGCTGAAAGAGGCGCTCCGCTGTCTCGAAGGCAGCTGGAACGTCTCAGGAAAAGCGGAAAAGCGCAGGCTGATAATCGGCGCAATCGAGTGA
- a CDS encoding tyrosine-type recombinase/integrase — protein MKAEFGGELGKTIGRFIDYLRLERGCSENTQRAYASDLKIWEAYCRDERRDPLDLRDDAVARFLRAKLAEERKKSTVQRMGAMLRSFARFLQYDGVTDNLPRLAPLPSREKTLPQIMTEGEIQRIMNACEDGTPLGKRDRAFIELAYGAGMRASELCNIRLRDLDSSNEILYARGKGDKERTIPYIGAVRRLIEEYISDYRPQLDKRGEEWLFLSRSGRRLYRETLWVILHKRGVEAGIPRERLHPHVLRHTFATHLLRNGMDQRTLQEILGHSSIMTTEKYTHMDTELRDSYDKYHPLAR, from the coding sequence ATGAAGGCGGAGTTCGGCGGAGAGCTCGGCAAAACGATAGGGCGCTTCATAGACTACCTGCGCCTCGAGCGCGGATGCAGCGAAAACACGCAGCGCGCTTACGCTTCCGACCTTAAAATATGGGAGGCCTACTGCCGCGATGAGCGGCGCGACCCGCTCGACCTGCGCGACGACGCGGTGGCGCGCTTCCTGCGCGCTAAGCTGGCGGAAGAACGCAAAAAATCCACCGTGCAGCGGATGGGCGCTATGCTTCGTTCCTTCGCGCGCTTCTTACAGTACGACGGAGTCACGGACAATTTGCCGCGCCTCGCGCCGCTGCCTTCGCGCGAGAAAACCCTGCCGCAGATAATGACGGAGGGGGAGATACAGCGCATCATGAATGCATGCGAGGACGGCACGCCGCTGGGAAAACGCGACAGGGCCTTTATAGAGCTGGCCTACGGCGCCGGGATGCGCGCCTCCGAGCTCTGTAATATAAGGCTGCGCGACCTCGATTCGTCAAACGAGATCCTCTACGCGCGCGGCAAGGGCGACAAGGAGCGCACGATCCCCTACATCGGCGCGGTGCGCCGCCTTATCGAGGAATACATCTCAGATTACCGCCCGCAGCTGGACAAGCGCGGCGAAGAATGGCTCTTCCTCTCCCGCAGCGGCCGGCGGCTGTACCGCGAGACTCTCTGGGTAATACTGCACAAGCGCGGAGTCGAGGCCGGCATCCCGCGGGAGCGCCTGCATCCGCACGTGCTGCGCCATACCTTCGCAACGCACCTTCTGCGCAACGGCATGGACCAGCGGACGCTGCAGGAGATACTTGGACACAGCTCCATAATGACGACCGAAAAATACACGCACATGGACACGGAGCTGCGCGACAGCTACGACAAATACCACCCTCTCGCTCGTTGA